AAGTTTTCCACTAAAGGTATGAAGTTTTCCACAGATTTTGTCTTAGTTTTCCACAAAAAATAATAAACTTTCCACAATCTAATATTAGCTTAAAGATTTTTTATACTTTGCTTAACATTTACAAAAAAAAAGGCAGTCTTGATGAAAAAATTTCATCACCAATTGTGAAAATACCTCTTCCCCACTCCCCATTGCCCCTTATCCCCAGAGGGGGCCCCGAGTTCCCCACTCCCTACTCCCCATTGCCCCTTATCCCCAGAGGGGGCCCCGAGTTCCCCACTCCCTACTTTCATTTTGCTCCACGCAACCGATCGCTCAACTGACGTAGAGTTTGTACCAAATTATGGTCGGTTTCTTTGAGTTGAGTAATTTTTTCACAACTATAGATCACCGTTGTATGGTCTTTACCGCCAAACTCTTCTCCTATTCTCGGCAAACTCAAATCGGTATGTTGGCGCATGAGATACATTCCAATCTGACGCGCCCAGCTAATTTCTCGCCGTCGCGAATTTCCTTTCAAGTCTTCTATTGATATATCAAAAGTATCCACAATAGCTGATAGAATTGCTTCTGGAGTTGATGCTACCTTCTCAGTTGGTGGTTCTAAAATGGGAGTAATACTTTCTACTGTCATGGGTAAGCCCCAAATGGAAATGTACGCCACTGCACGAATTAATGCTCCTTCTAATTCTCGAATATTAGAAGTGTAGTGTGAGGCGATATACTCAATGACATCCCTTGGTAGGCGAATATTTTCATACTCAGCTTTTTTTTGTAGAATCGCCATCCGCGTCTCTAAATCTGGAGTTTGGATGTCAGCTATCAATCCCATAGAGAATCGGGAACACAACCGTTCTTGCAAGCGAGGAATTTGGTTGGGAGGGCGATCGGATGCCAAGACGACTTGTTTGCCTGCTTCATGTAAAGTATTAAAGGTGTGGAAAAACTCTTCTTGGGTGTACTCCTTACCTTCAATAAACTGAATGTCATCCACTAAAAGTACATCCGCAGCACGATAATGCTCGCGAAAACTTTGCATGCTATCTTTACGGATAGCAGTGATGAGATCGTTTGTAAATTGTTCCGTGGAGACATAAAATATGCTGGAATCAGGATGAATCGACCATCGATAGTGTCCGATCGCTTGCATAAGGTGCGTTTTCCCCAAGCCTACCCCACCACATAAAAATAAGGGGTTAAATTCTCTTCCTGGAGATTCAGCAACCGCCAGGGAAGCCGCATGCGCCATCCGATTGTTAGCACCAACCACAAATCGTGAAAAGACGTACTTTGGATTTAATTCTGCTGTTTTGGTTCGTTTGGAGACTTTTTCAGGAGTGGTATATTGGGTTGGTATTTCCCAAGAACCTTCTGTGTCTTCGAGATTGGGAACTTCTTCCCCTTCCTCAACCGTTATATATATATCTACGCGATAACCAAGAATATCTTGTACTACATTAGCAATAGTTCTTATGTAATATTTTTGTAACCAATTGCGAGCAAATGGGTTGGGAGTGCGAATCACTAAGCAATTATTTTCAAATTGCACCGCACTGGCAGTTTTAATCCAGGTTTCAAACGTGGGGCGGGATAGCTCTAGTTGCAAGCGTTCCAGTACCTGATTCCACAGACTGTCTATGGGCATTTCCATAATTTACCACCAATAGGGGTGCGATCGTCACAATAATGAAGATATAAGCAACTCACAAATTTGACCAGTGACCAATGACCAATGACCAGTGACCAGTGACCAGTGACCAGTGACCAATGACCAATGACCAGTGACCAATGACCAGTGACCAGTGACCAGTGATATCCACCGATCTCCCAGGAGAAAACAACAACAGATGAAGACAAAAGACCATGAATTTCAATCCAAAGACGGCGACAAGCAACGTTTTTCGCCTCAACTTTCCTCAACCACCAAAATTGTATTTATGCTATTGTGCAGCATAACAGCGGCATTTCTTGGGGGTTGTTCCATACCTGCTGTCACTCTTGAGGAACAAAAACCTAATCAAGAGTCACAAGCTCAAGCTGAAAACACAGCCCAAAACACCAACGAGAACACCGTCCCAGTTGTCGCACCAATATTTTCGGGGTCTGACAATCCTAACTTCGTAGTCGGAGTGGTCAAAAAGGTAGGACCAGCTGTGGTTCGTATTAATGCAGCCAGGAAAATTTCGCAGCAGTTACCAGAAGAATTCGACGATCCATTTTTCCGAAGGTTTTTTGGGGATATGCGACCATCAGAACCAAGACAAAGAGTAGAACAGGGAAGTGGTTCTGGGTTTATTATTAACTCCGCAGGGCAAATTCTGACCAATTCTCACGTGGTTAATGGTGCCGATCGCGTGACAGTAAAATTAAAAGATGGTCGTGAATTTGAAGGACGTGTTCTTGGTGAAGATCCGGTGACGGATGTGGCGGTTATCAAGATAGATGCTGGCAAATTACCCACAGTTCCTCTTGGTAATTCAGAGAACTTGCAACCGGGAGAAGCAGTGATTGCCATTGGTAATCCTTTGGGTTTGGACAACACTGTCACTTCGGGAATTCTCAGTGCTACAGGACGTTCTAGCAGTGATATCGGCGCTACCGATAAGCGAGTGGATTACATTCAAACCGATGCAGCTATTAATCCCGGTAACTCTGGCGGACCATTATTAAATGTTCGCGGTGAAGTCATTGGTATGAACACTGCTATTATCCGAGGTGCTCAAGGGTTAGGATTTGCCATTCCCATTAACACGGCGCAGCGAATAGCTCAAGAATTGATTTCCCAGGGAAAAGTCGAACATCCTTATTTGGGTATTCAGATGGTAACGCTAACACCAGAACTCAGAGACAAAATCAACTCTAGCTCTGAGGTTAATATTACTGCTAGCAAAGGAGTTTTGTTAGTTGATATTGTTCCCCGTTCTCCAGCAGCCACTGCAGGTCTCAGACAAGGTGATATTATTCAAGGTATTAACAACCAACCTGTTACGAAAATAGAAGAAGTCCAAAAAATAGTCGAAGGTAGCAAGATCGGAGTTTCAATACAAGTACAAGTGCAACGTGATGGACAAACCACACAAATAACAGTGCGTCCCGCAGCATTACCAGTTCGTCGTTATAGTTAATGAGGGAGTAGGGAGTAGGGAGTAGGGAGTAGGGGGACAAGGAAGAAAGACCAATCCTCAATCTACGCATCCCCTAATCCAAAATCTAAAATCTACGCATCCCCTAATCCAAAATCTAAAATCCAAAATCTAAAATCCAAAATGGTATCACTTCCAATCATTCAATTAGGCGATCGCAGACTGCGTCAAAAAGCTTCAGCAATTGAAAATATCCATGACGATCGCATTCAAAAACTGATAGATGATTTAATCGCAACAGTTGCTAAAGCGAGTGGTGTAGGAATCGCTGCACCCCAAGTTGCAGAATCCTTACGCTTATTTATTGTGGCATCTCATCCCAATCCCAGATACCCAAATGCTCCAGAAATGGAACCAACTGCTATGATAAATCCCAAAATTATTGCACATTCCACTGAGGTGGTGAAAGGGTGGGAAGGTTGTTTGTGTGTTCCGGGAATTCGAGGTTTAGTTCCCAGATATCAAGCAATTGAAGTAGAGTATATGGATAAAAATGGCAAGCTGCAAAAGCAAGAACTTACAGATTTTGTAGCTCGAATTTTTCAACACGAGTCCGATCACCTTGATGGTATAATCTTCCTCGATAGACTGGAAAGCACCCTAGATATTATGACCGAGGAGGAGTATCAAAAGCAAATCGCTCAACCTAGAAAATGGGAGTGGGGAGTAGGGAGTAGGGAGTAGGTGGAAGAAGGATTTTCATGATGAGTTGTGGGATTTTCTCGTAAATGACTTTCTAGAAAATCTTGACTGGCAGATTCATCGACATTAATTGTTGGCAAGATACTTAAATTTTGTTCTTGACGTGCCATAACTCTAGAAAACAGTGCTTCATAATTTCTTAAAGCTTGCTCAAAAGAATAACGTTCAATAGCAAATTGTCTGCCTTTATCGCCAAGTTGAGTTGCAACGTCAGGATTGTTATACAAGTATAGTATCGCTTTGGCTAAAGCATCTGGTGACTCTGGCGTCACGACTATACCTCCACCACTTTCGACTACGGATCGCGCTGCTGTACCTGTAGCAGGAACGCTAGCTAATATAGGGCGACCAGAAGCTAGTAGGAGTGGAATTTTAGAAGGCATATTGAAAGAAATTACATTGCTCTTTTGCACGACTAACCCAATATCGGCGGCGGCTAACATTTCAGGCAATTTTTCCCTGGGCTGTAACGGTACAAGCAAAACATTATTTACCTCAGATGCCAAACAGTATTTTTGCAGCCACTGGAGGGCTTTTGATTCACCTGCGATCACAAAAACAATTTCTGGAATGTGGCGCAAAGAAATTGCTGCTTCGATGACTGTTTCTAAACCTTGGGTCAGTGCTATATTGCCTGAGTACATCACCACAAATTTTCCTTCAAGCTGATGTTCCGCCCGAAAATAGTTCTTCTCTTTTGGTAAGGGGCGGATGAAATTGACATTCACCCAATTGGGGATACAAACTATTTTCTGGATGGGGACTCCCTTACTGACTAAATTCTCTAAAAAGCCTTGGGCAATTACGCTAATGGTATGGGCGCGTCTGTAGGCAAACTTTTCTAAAGCCTCTAGGGCGCGAATCATCAATTTGTTTTTCACTAGCCCAACACGTACAGCCGCTTCTGGAAGGATATCTTGTACATTTAGTACTACCGGACAGTTATACAGCCAACTCAGTAGGCTAGCTGGTAATGATACCAGTAACGGAGGTACTGTCAGAAGAATTACATCAGGTCTCCAGCCGTTTAGTGCTTGCGGTATGCTTGTAAATACAAAACTCAATTCTAGTAACAGTCGATCCAGCAAATTTGGTTTGGATTTAATGCGTAAGTAAGAACGCTGAATAGTGACACCATTTTTCTGTTCTGTTACGTACCACTTACCACGATAACCCGGATAGATTTCTCGCTGTGGGTAATTGGGCATACCCGTAATAACTCTGACTTGATGACCTTGTTTGACAAGCCCCTCGGCGAGTTCAGTCATCAATGGGGCTATTCCAATCGGTTCTGGATAGTAGTTGTAGGAGTAAATCAGAATGTGCATTATTTATGAGTCAGTTCTGTGTGTACTACAAAAAATTAATGTTCCGCTTTATTTATTACGGCATCACCCTGACTGTTAATTGGTGTTAGCTAAAACAACTGAGGTAGGTAATGGTGCTAGCACACTATGCCTCTTCTACAATACTACTCAGTACATAGTTGTTAATCTACACAACGGTCTATTTTAAAAATACGTGAGGTTTGGGTTTTATCCGTAAACTTTTGCGATAGCTTTGCTGCTGCCTTTAGGCAGAGCGCAATGGGAAAATCAACTATAAATAAGTGCTTCTTTCGATGATTTTTTACAATTAAGTTTTTTGTCCACACTAGGTAGATACATAAGAAATATTACCATCAGCGTGGTGATAGATCTCATACTTTAGTCGTTCTTTCATAAAATCTTTATAGTATCAATCTCAGCGATCGCATTGTGTCAGTGGTGTAAGTCCTGAGTCATTGACATTGTGGAAAATTATGATGGTTTTGTAAATATTGATAGCGTTCTGGAAGTTTATACTTGGTTTAATGTGTATTAAATATAACTTCTTAATTCGATACAAAGCTTAAGTGGATAGAATCCAGCCCAGAATAATATAATCATTTTAAAGCAAGAAAAATAATTGTTCCCTACTCTAAAACAACAATCCTCCAATCCCGATCGTTGACGATGACAAGGCTATGGAAAAAGAAGGATACCGGGTTGTTAAGACATCAAGAGGGATAAGAGTGTTTGGATATCTATCAAAAGCAGTTACCAGAGATTATTTTGCTGAATGCTGTCATACCTGGAATAGATGGCTTGGCTTGCTGCAATCGGTTACAAGCTCGTTTGGGTAATAATTGCCCTTTCATTTTAAGGGCGGGATCGCATTAATATCTAGGAAAAACTAACTGTAAACAAAATTTCTTTTGAACATAATATGTAGTTTTCAAACATAACACAATCTCTAATTTAAGAAATCAACAAAATATATGATTTTGACAAATGAGCAACACTTTCGTGACGTATTCCATTCTGCATCTATCGGTATTGCATATGTAGGATTAACAGGTCAGTGGTTGCAAGTTAACCAACAGATCTGCGAGATTGTAGGATATACTCAACAGGAGTTATTAGAGCGGACTTTCCAAGACATCACCCATCCTGAAGATTTAGAAGCTGACCTTGAATATATGCGTCGCTTGTTGATATCAGAGATTCAAACCTACTCAATGGAAAAGCGGTACATCCGCAAAAATGGCTCCCATGTTTGGATTTACTTGACTGTTGCACTTGTGCGTTCCCCCAAAGGAGAACCTGAGTATTTTATTTCTGTTATTAAAGATATTAGCGAGCGCAAACAAATACAAGAAAAGTTAAATTTATTAGCTTATTATGATGTTTTAACAGGTTTACCTAATCGCTTCAAATTTTTGGAGACCCTGCATCAATGTATTGAATCTACCAGAGCCAATCCCGATAATTTATTTTCAGTCCTCTATTTAAGCCTTGACCAATACCGGGTTATTAAATACAGTCTCGGTCACAGCCAAAGCGATAAACTTTTAATTGAGGTTGTTCGCCGATTCTTGAGTTGTTTGAACCATAGCCATGTTTTAGCACGGGTAGGAGAAGATGAGTTTGCTATTTTAATTAGGAATGAAAGAAATGCTGAGAATATAACAACCATTGCAAATCGCCTTCGAGAGCAAGTCATGAAATCACCTTTTAAGCTCAACCCTCCTTTTGAATCATTTACGATCAATATTGGTATTGTTAATAGCACCATTGGATCTGACCAACCTGAAGACTTTTTGCGAGCAGCAGATACTGCTATGCATTATGCAAAATTACAAGGACGAGACAGTACAGTTGTGTTTGAGAAAGCCATGCAACAAAGCGCTCTTGAGCTTTTGCAGTTGGAAACCGACTTGCAACAAGCAATCAAAAGTCAACAGTTATATTTGAGCTATCAACCGATAGTCTCACTAAAAACTGGTTCGATCGCAGGGTTTGAAGCACTTATTAGATGGCAGCATCCTACCAGAGGGATTGTTCTTCCTACAGAGTTCATTCCATTAGTAGAAGAAACGGGATTAATTGTATCTATTACTGAATGGGTATTAGAAACGGCTAACCGACAGTTAAGTTTGTGGCAAAAAGAGTTTTTTAACCAGTCATCTCTCTCCATGAGTGTTAATTTGCCTGGAATTCAATTCACGCAACCAAATTTAATTGAGTTTATCGATCGACTTCTTTTAAAATTTGGACTGAAAGGAGAAAATCTGAAAATAGAAATTACTGAGAGTATGCTTGTAGACAATACAAAACAAGTGATTGTCGTACTCGAAAAATTAAAAGCTAGAAACATTCAGTTATCCATTGATGATTTTGGAACAGGATATTCATGTTTCAGCTATTTACACAGTCTTCCTATTGATAATTTAAAGATTGACCGTTCTTTTATTAACCAAATTACAGGAAATCGGAAAAAATTAGGTATTGTTCGAGCAATAGTTACCCTAGCACGAGACTTAGGATTGAATGTCATAGCAGAAGGAGTGGAAACCGCAGAACAGTTAAATATTCTTCGAGAGTTAGGATGCGATTATGCACAAGGGTACTTTTTTTCTAAACCATTAGATACGAAAGAAGTTGATAATTTTATGAGGAATAGTTTGGGAAAGAAGGCAGAGGTTAGAAATCAAAAGGTTGGAAGTCTCAGTAGACAGTGAGCAGTGACCAGTGACCAGTGACCAGTGACCAGTGACCAGTGACCAGTGACCAGTGACCAGTGACCAGTGACCAGTGACCAGTGAGTAGTGACAAGTGACCAGTGACCAATGACCAGTGACCAGTGACCAAGAGTCAGCTACACTTAGGAATCGTAAAGTAAAATGTAGTTCCTTCTCCTAGCTGTGATTCAGCCCAGATACGTCCCTGGTGACGTTCCACAATCTTCTTACAAATAGCCAAACCAATGCCAGTACCGGGAAATTCTGTGCGGGTGTGAAGACGTTTGAAAATTTCAAAAATACGGTCAAGATATTGAGGTTTGATCCCAATACCGTTATCTCGCACTGAAAACAACCAATGCCCATCTTTTAACTTAGCAGCAATGTGAATTTCAGGAGGTTCTTTTTGACGAAATTTAATAGCGTTACCAATAAGATTTTGAAATAACTGGACTAACTGGGTCTTGTCACCAGCAATTGTGGGTAAGGGATCGTGGGAAATGTTAGCGTTGCTCTCGGCGATCGCAACCTGCAAATTTTTCATTACCTGATGCAATACGCCATTAAGGTCTATGGGTGTAAATTCTTGACCGCGAGAACTCACGCGAGAGTAAGCAAGCAAGTCTTTAATCAATTGTTGCATCCGAGTTGCCCCATCCGCAACCAAATCCATGTATTCTAGGGCTGTCCCATCTAAACGGTCTTGATATTCATCGATTAAAAGTTGGGTGTAACCCGTCACCGCCCTTAATGGTTCTTGCAAATCGTGAGCAGCTACATAAGCAAAAGTTTCTAACTCTTGATTTGAGCGTTTCAACTCAGTTGTGAGTTGTTCGAGTTTGCGTTCTGCTTCCAATCGCTCAGCAATTTCCTGTTGGCGTTTGTAGTTTTCTTTTTGCAGTAAACCGTTTTGCTCAATTAATTTCTTGTGTAACAATTGGATAGCCAGTTGGTTTTTGACGCGAACTAAAACTTCTTCCACCTGAAACGGTTTGGTGATGTAATCTACTCCACCAACATTAAAGGCTTTTACCTTATTAAGAGTCTGATTCAGGGCGCTTAAAAAAATCACTGGGATATCACAAGTTTGTGCATTAGCTTTGAACTGTTGGCAAACCTCATATCCATCCATTTCTGGCATTGTGATATCGAGCAAAATTAAATCGGGTGGGTTTGTTTGTGCTGAGAGTAAAGCCAATTCACCATTTTTGGCACATCTTACTTCATAGCCCTCTTGAGCCAAAGTCATAGATAAAAGACGCAGGTTAGTGGGTTCATCATCTACAACTAAAATTTTAGCTCGGAGTTCATCAACAGATATGCCCTTCATAAAAAACTAGCTTGTTGAGTTAAATTCATGATTTGGTCGAAATCAAAGTTATCCACTTTCTGAGTGAGTGCTCGAGCAAGCAAGGCATTTGACTGAGGAATTTGCGTTAGGAGTTCGATCATTTGCTTATCATCAAGTCGAACAGCTGCCTGATGTAACTGTGCTATCCAATCTGCAGGCATGACATTTAAACTTTCTGCTTTTAGCACGTAGATTTTATCTTCTTCCTCTTGCCGATCGCTAGGTGCGGAAGACAGATTGCTCTCGTCGTAAACATAGCCCACACCTAAATGTTGAGCCATTTTTTCCAAAATCACCTCTTCTCGAAACGGTTTCAGGACAAGATCGTCACAACCTGCAGCTAAAATAGCCGTTCGTTCTTCCTCAAATGCATTAGCCGTGAGGGCAATAATCACAGTTGACTGACCCTTTGGCTGTGCTTTGATCTGTTTGGTGGCTTGGTAACCGTCCATAACTGGCATTCGCATATCCATCCAAATCAAATGCGGTTCCCATCTCTCCCATAGAGCCAGCCCTTCTCGACCATTTTCGGCTTCTCGCACCTTAAATCCCAGAGGTTCTAGCAGTTGAACGAGCAGTTGGCGGTTTGTCCATTGATCCTCAACTATGAGAATACGGTACTGTGGTTGGTCTGGTGCTAAAGTGAGGACTCGCCCTCTGTGGATGGGTTGTTCGCTTTGAACGTCTGTGGCTTCAGCTAGCGTTATTGAAATGTCAAACTTAAAAATTGTACCTTGACCGAGAATGCTATTAACAGTAATGTCTCCTCCCATTAACTGCACAAATTGACGGCTAATTGCCAATCCCAAACCCGTTCCTTGGCTTGCTTTTCGCCCCGCTTGAGTCTGTACAAAGGCATCAAACAAAGTATCAAGTTCATTTGGGGCAATACCGAGTCCGGTGTCTTCTACCTCAAAGGTTAGGGATTGGGGACTGAGAAGTGGAGATTGGAGAGGCGTTTTATCAGTCTCTAGACTTACGCGTAGAATCACATGACCCTGGCGAGTAAACTTGAGTGAGTTGCCAAGTAAATTAATCAAAACTTGGCGCAATTTCTGTTCATCTGTCTGCACGTATTGAGGGAGATTTGATGCCCGTTCAAAGAATAACTGCAAATTTTTGTATTTGGCTTGCAATCGTAACATTTCTTCTAAATTATTCAGAAGTTGATGTAGATTGAAGCCACTGGGATTAAAAGACATTCGACCCGCTTCGATTTTCGACATTTCCAGAACATCATTAATTAACTGTAGGAGATGTTCGCCTGCACGATTGATAATTGCCAAAAACTGCTTGTGTTCTGTAGATAGAGAATTATCGCGATTCATGATTTGGCTGTAGCCAAGAATAGCATTGAGGGGAGTTCGTAGTTCGTGACTCATATTTGCCAAGAACTCGCTCTTTGCTCGGCTGGCTGCATCTGCTACATGAACTGCATGTAGTAGTACGGTTTCTGCTTCCTTGCGAGCGCTTATATTTTGGATTTGAGAAACAAAATAAAGTGGTGTTTGCTGGGAATCGCGCACTAAGGAAACACTAAGCAAACCCCAGACAATTTGTCCGTTTTTTTGGATGTAGCGCTTCTCTAGATGGTAGTAAGATATATT
This genomic interval from Scytonema hofmannii PCC 7110 contains the following:
- the def gene encoding peptide deformylase — its product is MVSLPIIQLGDRRLRQKASAIENIHDDRIQKLIDDLIATVAKASGVGIAAPQVAESLRLFIVASHPNPRYPNAPEMEPTAMINPKIIAHSTEVVKGWEGCLCVPGIRGLVPRYQAIEVEYMDKNGKLQKQELTDFVARIFQHESDHLDGIIFLDRLESTLDIMTEEEYQKQIAQPRKWEWGVGSRE
- a CDS encoding putative bifunctional diguanylate cyclase/phosphodiesterase, producing MILTNEQHFRDVFHSASIGIAYVGLTGQWLQVNQQICEIVGYTQQELLERTFQDITHPEDLEADLEYMRRLLISEIQTYSMEKRYIRKNGSHVWIYLTVALVRSPKGEPEYFISVIKDISERKQIQEKLNLLAYYDVLTGLPNRFKFLETLHQCIESTRANPDNLFSVLYLSLDQYRVIKYSLGHSQSDKLLIEVVRRFLSCLNHSHVLARVGEDEFAILIRNERNAENITTIANRLREQVMKSPFKLNPPFESFTINIGIVNSTIGSDQPEDFLRAADTAMHYAKLQGRDSTVVFEKAMQQSALELLQLETDLQQAIKSQQLYLSYQPIVSLKTGSIAGFEALIRWQHPTRGIVLPTEFIPLVEETGLIVSITEWVLETANRQLSLWQKEFFNQSSLSMSVNLPGIQFTQPNLIEFIDRLLLKFGLKGENLKIEITESMLVDNTKQVIVVLEKLKARNIQLSIDDFGTGYSCFSYLHSLPIDNLKIDRSFINQITGNRKKLGIVRAIVTLARDLGLNVIAEGVETAEQLNILRELGCDYAQGYFFSKPLDTKEVDNFMRNSLGKKAEVRNQKVGSLSRQ
- a CDS encoding ATP-binding protein, yielding MKGISVDELRAKILVVDDEPTNLRLLSMTLAQEGYEVRCAKNGELALLSAQTNPPDLILLDITMPEMDGYEVCQQFKANAQTCDIPVIFLSALNQTLNKVKAFNVGGVDYITKPFQVEEVLVRVKNQLAIQLLHKKLIEQNGLLQKENYKRQQEIAERLEAERKLEQLTTELKRSNQELETFAYVAAHDLQEPLRAVTGYTQLLIDEYQDRLDGTALEYMDLVADGATRMQQLIKDLLAYSRVSSRGQEFTPIDLNGVLHQVMKNLQVAIAESNANISHDPLPTIAGDKTQLVQLFQNLIGNAIKFRQKEPPEIHIAAKLKDGHWLFSVRDNGIGIKPQYLDRIFEIFKRLHTRTEFPGTGIGLAICKKIVERHQGRIWAESQLGEGTTFYFTIPKCS
- the dnaA gene encoding chromosomal replication initiator protein DnaA; this encodes MEMPIDSLWNQVLERLQLELSRPTFETWIKTASAVQFENNCLVIRTPNPFARNWLQKYYIRTIANVVQDILGYRVDIYITVEEGEEVPNLEDTEGSWEIPTQYTTPEKVSKRTKTAELNPKYVFSRFVVGANNRMAHAASLAVAESPGREFNPLFLCGGVGLGKTHLMQAIGHYRWSIHPDSSIFYVSTEQFTNDLITAIRKDSMQSFREHYRAADVLLVDDIQFIEGKEYTQEEFFHTFNTLHEAGKQVVLASDRPPNQIPRLQERLCSRFSMGLIADIQTPDLETRMAILQKKAEYENIRLPRDVIEYIASHYTSNIRELEGALIRAVAYISIWGLPMTVESITPILEPPTEKVASTPEAILSAIVDTFDISIEDLKGNSRRREISWARQIGMYLMRQHTDLSLPRIGEEFGGKDHTTVIYSCEKITQLKETDHNLVQTLRQLSDRLRGAK
- a CDS encoding glycosyltransferase family 4 protein translates to MHILIYSYNYYPEPIGIAPLMTELAEGLVKQGHQVRVITGMPNYPQREIYPGYRGKWYVTEQKNGVTIQRSYLRIKSKPNLLDRLLLELSFVFTSIPQALNGWRPDVILLTVPPLLVSLPASLLSWLYNCPVVLNVQDILPEAAVRVGLVKNKLMIRALEALEKFAYRRAHTISVIAQGFLENLVSKGVPIQKIVCIPNWVNVNFIRPLPKEKNYFRAEHQLEGKFVVMYSGNIALTQGLETVIEAAISLRHIPEIVFVIAGESKALQWLQKYCLASEVNNVLLVPLQPREKLPEMLAAADIGLVVQKSNVISFNMPSKIPLLLASGRPILASVPATGTAARSVVESGGGIVVTPESPDALAKAILYLYNNPDVATQLGDKGRQFAIERYSFEQALRNYEALFSRVMARQEQNLSILPTINVDESASQDFLESHLRENPTTHHENPSSTYSLLPTPHSHFLG
- a CDS encoding HhoA/HhoB/HtrA family serine endopeptidase, with the protein product MKTKDHEFQSKDGDKQRFSPQLSSTTKIVFMLLCSITAAFLGGCSIPAVTLEEQKPNQESQAQAENTAQNTNENTVPVVAPIFSGSDNPNFVVGVVKKVGPAVVRINAARKISQQLPEEFDDPFFRRFFGDMRPSEPRQRVEQGSGSGFIINSAGQILTNSHVVNGADRVTVKLKDGREFEGRVLGEDPVTDVAVIKIDAGKLPTVPLGNSENLQPGEAVIAIGNPLGLDNTVTSGILSATGRSSSDIGATDKRVDYIQTDAAINPGNSGGPLLNVRGEVIGMNTAIIRGAQGLGFAIPINTAQRIAQELISQGKVEHPYLGIQMVTLTPELRDKINSSSEVNITASKGVLLVDIVPRSPAATAGLRQGDIIQGINNQPVTKIEEVQKIVEGSKIGVSIQVQVQRDGQTTQITVRPAALPVRRYS